From a region of the Coffea arabica cultivar ET-39 chromosome 3e, Coffea Arabica ET-39 HiFi, whole genome shotgun sequence genome:
- the LOC113737837 gene encoding chitinase 2-like, translating to MDFSKVLISLFALQVTINLFSIQAVSAARSNLFREYIGAEFKNVKFSDVPIHSNVDFHFILSFAIDYDTSSSPSPTDGNFNVFWDTDNLSPDAVSAIKSQHPNVKVALSLGGDSIGDGQSVYFQPSSVDSWVSNAVSSLTKIIQQYNLDGIDIDYEHFHADPDTFSQCIGKLISTLKKNGVISFASIAPFDEDDVQSHYQALWNSHGQLIDLVNFQFYAYDQGTTVDQFMDYFSQQRSNYDGGKILASFISDGSGGLSPQDGFFTACTRLKSQGQLGGIFVWSADDSKAQGFRYEKQSQALLAIPH from the coding sequence ATGGATTTCTCCAAAGTTCTGATTAGTCTTTTTGCTCTTCAAGTTACGATCAATTTGTTCTCAATCCAAGCTGTTTCAGCAGCACGATCAAATCTTTTCCGAGAATACATTGGGGCAGAGTTCAAGAATGTCAAATTCTCAGACGTGCCAATTCACTCCAATGTCGATTTCCACTTCATCCTATCATTCGCTATCGATTATGATACCTCATCTTCTCCCTCGCCAACAGATGGAAACTTCAACGTGTTCTGGGACACGGATAATCTCAGCCCTGATGCTGTCTCAGCGATCAAAAGTCAGCATCCAAACGTGAAAGTAGCTCTAAGCTTAGGAGGTGATAGTATAGGAGATGGTCAGTCTGTTTATTTCCAGCCTTCTTCAGTTGACTCATGGGTTTCCAATGCTGTCTCCTCTCTTACAAAAATCATCCAACAATACAATCTGGATGGCATCGACATTGACTACGAGCATTTCCATGCAGATCCTGACACTTTTTCTCAATGCATTGGTAAACTTATATCGACTCTCAAGAAAAATGGGGTGATCTCTTTCGCATCAATTGCCCCTTTTGATGAAGATGATGTTCAAAGCCATTATCAAGCTCTCTGGAATAGCCATGGCCAACTTATTGACTTAGTCAATTTCCAGTTTTATGCCTATGATCAGGGGACTACTGTTGATCAGTTCATGGACTATTTTTCTCAGCAAAGAAGCAATTATGATGGTGGGAAAATCTTGGCCAGTTTCATCAGTGATGGAAGTGGTGGATTATCACCACAAGATGGATTTTTTACAGCTTGTACTAGGCTCAAGAGTCAGGGACAACTTGGTGGGATCTTTGTTTGGTCTGCTGATGATTCTAAGGCACAGGGTTTTCGGTACGAGAAGCAATCACAAGCGCTTCTAGCAATCCCTCATTAA
- the LOC113736885 gene encoding uncharacterized protein isoform X1, translating into MSSTSAAAASSSSSTASSQFTYTTGTYFPTPFHLQQPQTYVAAAAAASILQFPAPAPAVPHVYPAPATVPTVYSLPQYQQAQQLFQRDAQTITPEALESVKAALASSEIEHKAETKKKAVPRKAAGQAWEDPTLADWPENDSRLFCGDLGNEVNDDVLSKAFSRFPSFNMARAPVSDWEYNATLPKTASMIDLASKIMMTCLALT; encoded by the exons ATGTCGTCGACATCGGCTGCTGCAGCTTCTTCTTCATCCTCAACGGCGTCGTCTCAATTCACCTACACTACCGGCACGTACTTTCCGACTCCGTTTCACCTACAACAGCCGCAAACCTATGTGGCTGCTGCCGCTGCCGCTTCAATTCTGCAATTTCCTGCTCCTGCTCCTGCGGTTCCCCACGTTTATCCTGCTCCCGCTACAGTCCCTACCGTGTACTCCCTCCCTCAGTATCAACAG GCCCAGCAATTATTTCAGAGGGATGCACAAACAATAACACCTGAAGCGCTAGAGAGTGTGAAAGCTGCGCTTGCAAGTAGTGAGATTGAGCACAAGGCCGAGACTAAGAAGAAAGCAGTACCTCGTAAGGCAGCAGGGCAGGCATGGGAGGATCCTACACTTGCAGATTGGCCAGAGA ATGATTCTCGTTTGTTCTGTGGTGATCTTGGTAATGAGGTGAATGATGATGTTCTATCCAAAGCATTTTCAAGATTTCCATCTTTTAACATGGCCAGG GCACCAGTTAGTGATTGGGAGTACAATGCTACGCTCCCCAAAACTGCTTCAATGATTGATTTGGCTTCAAAAATAATGATGACTTGTTTAGCACTGACTTAA
- the LOC113736885 gene encoding uncharacterized protein isoform X3 encodes MSSTSAAAASSSSSTASSQFTYTTGTYFPTPFHLQQPQTYVAAAAAASILQFPAPAPAVPHVYPAPATVPTVYSLPQYQQAQQLFQRDAQTITPEALESVKAALASSEIEHKAETKKKAVPRKAAGQAWEDPTLADWPENDSRLFCGDLGNEVNDDVLSKAFSRFPSFNMARDWH; translated from the exons ATGTCGTCGACATCGGCTGCTGCAGCTTCTTCTTCATCCTCAACGGCGTCGTCTCAATTCACCTACACTACCGGCACGTACTTTCCGACTCCGTTTCACCTACAACAGCCGCAAACCTATGTGGCTGCTGCCGCTGCCGCTTCAATTCTGCAATTTCCTGCTCCTGCTCCTGCGGTTCCCCACGTTTATCCTGCTCCCGCTACAGTCCCTACCGTGTACTCCCTCCCTCAGTATCAACAG GCCCAGCAATTATTTCAGAGGGATGCACAAACAATAACACCTGAAGCGCTAGAGAGTGTGAAAGCTGCGCTTGCAAGTAGTGAGATTGAGCACAAGGCCGAGACTAAGAAGAAAGCAGTACCTCGTAAGGCAGCAGGGCAGGCATGGGAGGATCCTACACTTGCAGATTGGCCAGAGA ATGATTCTCGTTTGTTCTGTGGTGATCTTGGTAATGAGGTGAATGATGATGTTCTATCCAAAGCATTTTCAAGATTTCCATCTTTTAACATGGCCAGG GATTGGCACTAA
- the LOC113736885 gene encoding uncharacterized protein isoform X2, with product MSSTSAAAASSSSSTASSQFTYTTGTYFPTPFHLQQPQTYVAAAAAASILQFPAPAPAVPHVYPAPATVPTVYSLPQYQQAQQLFQRDAQTITPEALESVKAALASSEIEHKAETKKKAVPRKAAGQAWEDPTLADWPENDSRLFCGDLGNEVNDDVLSKAFSRFPSFNMARITVYTFLHPFNFSAVFSSSEGLALTSTKA from the exons ATGTCGTCGACATCGGCTGCTGCAGCTTCTTCTTCATCCTCAACGGCGTCGTCTCAATTCACCTACACTACCGGCACGTACTTTCCGACTCCGTTTCACCTACAACAGCCGCAAACCTATGTGGCTGCTGCCGCTGCCGCTTCAATTCTGCAATTTCCTGCTCCTGCTCCTGCGGTTCCCCACGTTTATCCTGCTCCCGCTACAGTCCCTACCGTGTACTCCCTCCCTCAGTATCAACAG GCCCAGCAATTATTTCAGAGGGATGCACAAACAATAACACCTGAAGCGCTAGAGAGTGTGAAAGCTGCGCTTGCAAGTAGTGAGATTGAGCACAAGGCCGAGACTAAGAAGAAAGCAGTACCTCGTAAGGCAGCAGGGCAGGCATGGGAGGATCCTACACTTGCAGATTGGCCAGAGA ATGATTCTCGTTTGTTCTGTGGTGATCTTGGTAATGAGGTGAATGATGATGTTCTATCCAAAGCATTTTCAAGATTTCCATCTTTTAACATGGCCAGG ATCACTGTATACACTTTTCTTCATCCCTTCAATTTCTCGGCTGTTTTCTCTTCTTCTGAAGGATTGGCACTAACCTCTACTAAAGCATAG